DNA from Victivallaceae bacterium:
GGAGGTTCGAGCCCTCTTCGGTGCGAATTAAAAATATTTTTGTATATAATTCCGATTCTTTTTAAAATCTTTGATAACGAATGGCTCGTTTTTTTATTTGTAAAAAGGGATGTTTATGAAAAAATCGGCTCGAAAATGCGAATCTTTGTCTAAAAAATCGAAAATTTTTCCTAAGGATATCGGAAGTGAGCCCCCTAATACTCAACTGGATATTGTGGGTCGACGGTTTCCTGTATCGAAACCTTTGAAACGCCTTATTGAAGAAAAAAGCAAAAAACTTTTTCTCTTAAGGATTCGTCATATCCACGTCGCAATCTCTCAACAAAAGAATCTTGTTTCAGTTAAGATAGTCGCATCCGAGGGACAGGAGTCCTTTAAAGCCACAAGTTCTCATGAAAACGTGTATACGGCCGTCATCGAAGCTTTCCATAAAGTTCACGATTCCGTAGACCGACACTGCAAACAAAAACACAAGGAACACAAACAAAGACCGTCTTTCGAATATGAAAACGCAATCGACGATTACGATATTCCGGAACTCCCTATTACGGAAACCGATAACGGATTCGTTTATCTTAAAACCATCGGTCGACTTTGCCCTCATCATAAGATTGTTTCTCGACAAAAAATGAAAGTAAAGACCTTTACTCAAGAAGAAGCTATAATGCAGATGGAAGTCGGATCGGACCCGACCATGTTATTTTTCGGTGAAGACGACAGAAAAATTAAAATCATATATCGAATCGGCGACGGAAATTACGGAATTATTGAATCCGAAGGATATTTCTCTCTGAGTTGATTCGGAGAACGGCATGTCACAATCGAAACGATATCGAATTGTCGATCCCATTCGTGAAAAGGCAACAACCTTAACACCGGAAGAAGGCATTCGGCAAACTCTCATAAAATTCATGATCCGGGATCTTGAATATCCGGCTCATTTATTTGCAGTAGAAAAAACATTGCATTCCTTAAATGTTTCATCGAAAGGCGTGCCTCCCGATATGGCCAAAAAGCGCATTGATCTTCTTGTTTTTTCTCCGGAAGGAGACTTTCTTCGTCCCTTGATCTTAGGCGAATGTAAAGCGCACAAACTCAATAAAAAAGCTCTTCTTCAGATTATTTCTTATAATACATATATAAAAGCTCCTGTTATTATTCTCTGTAACGGAACCGATATATTAATGGGTGTTTTAAACCCCCAAAAACGTACTTTCGTTTTTCGAAGCGGTCTTCCGACCTTTCATAATTTACTTAAAATCAGAGATAGTTATGCTGTTCTTCGTTAAAGGTATCGT
Protein-coding regions in this window:
- a CDS encoding type I restriction enzyme HsdR N-terminal domain-containing protein, which codes for MSQSKRYRIVDPIREKATTLTPEEGIRQTLIKFMIRDLEYPAHLFAVEKTLHSLNVSSKGVPPDMAKKRIDLLVFSPEGDFLRPLILGECKAHKLNKKALLQIISYNTYIKAPVIILCNGTDILMGVLNPQKRTFVFRSGLPTFHNLLKIRDSYAVLR
- a CDS encoding sigma 54 modulation/S30EA ribosomal C-terminal domain-containing protein; amino-acid sequence: MKKSARKCESLSKKSKIFPKDIGSEPPNTQLDIVGRRFPVSKPLKRLIEEKSKKLFLLRIRHIHVAISQQKNLVSVKIVASEGQESFKATSSHENVYTAVIEAFHKVHDSVDRHCKQKHKEHKQRPSFEYENAIDDYDIPELPITETDNGFVYLKTIGRLCPHHKIVSRQKMKVKTFTQEEAIMQMEVGSDPTMLFFGEDDRKIKIIYRIGDGNYGIIESEGYFSLS